Proteins encoded by one window of Blautia argi:
- a CDS encoding CapA family protein translates to MSERRTRREREEEERRLELERRRRIARARKRRQQVRRRKLMLAGTGLVLLIAGVTAVGFAIHGKIEAKKEKEAQQQQKEAEAKKKAEEEQNTLHMVAAGDNLIHDAIIDAGKENDWNFDFLYKNVKDIIKDADLASVNQETPFVKSHEEAAGYPDFATPTEVGDALVKAGFDIVTQATEHAFDQQEDGIAASVSFWTKNYPKVSLLGIHSKEEERYQILEKKNFKVAVMNYSCMLSENHSIPEDEEYMVDTYSEKRVAADLESAKKEADVTIVYLHGGKSDTPEPDEKLQTRIDFLAEEGADIVIASHPHILKGYELRERPDGEDMLVYYSLGNFVSNQSSLENLLGGLADFTLKKDAKTGEVTIEDYGLIPVVMHYNSDYTEVGVYQLEDYTEVLAKDHGIHEVNEEATFSRAALESAAAKIGELTVGSSLSDEDGDSGDSDSKDSSRNTDGDSDSEDGSRSTDGDSDDEDSSQSAGDDSDGENRSRNTDGSSDSDGEQDYE, encoded by the coding sequence ATGAGTGAACGTCGTACAAGAAGAGAACGGGAAGAAGAGGAAAGAAGATTAGAACTGGAAAGACGCAGAAGAATTGCAAGAGCAAGAAAAAGACGTCAGCAGGTCAGACGCCGGAAACTGATGCTTGCCGGAACAGGCCTGGTTCTGCTCATCGCAGGGGTAACTGCGGTAGGCTTTGCCATACATGGAAAAATAGAAGCAAAAAAGGAAAAAGAAGCCCAGCAGCAGCAAAAAGAGGCGGAAGCAAAGAAAAAGGCAGAGGAAGAGCAGAATACCTTACATATGGTTGCGGCAGGGGATAATCTTATTCACGATGCCATTATTGACGCAGGGAAAGAAAATGACTGGAATTTTGATTTCCTGTATAAAAATGTAAAAGATATTATCAAAGATGCGGATTTGGCGTCTGTAAATCAGGAAACCCCTTTTGTGAAAAGCCATGAGGAAGCAGCAGGGTATCCTGATTTTGCCACGCCCACAGAGGTAGGCGACGCGCTGGTAAAGGCGGGCTTTGACATTGTGACACAGGCCACCGAGCATGCTTTTGACCAGCAGGAGGACGGTATTGCGGCTTCGGTATCCTTCTGGACAAAGAATTATCCAAAGGTATCTCTTCTGGGTATTCACAGCAAGGAAGAAGAGCGGTATCAGATTCTTGAGAAGAAAAACTTTAAGGTGGCGGTGATGAATTACAGCTGTATGCTAAGTGAGAATCACAGTATCCCTGAGGACGAAGAATATATGGTGGATACCTATTCCGAGAAAAGAGTTGCCGCTGATTTGGAAAGCGCGAAAAAAGAAGCAGATGTTACCATTGTATATCTGCACGGAGGAAAATCAGACACGCCGGAGCCGGACGAAAAGCTGCAGACGAGAATTGATTTTCTGGCAGAGGAGGGTGCAGACATTGTAATTGCCTCTCACCCGCATATTTTGAAGGGATATGAACTGAGAGAAAGACCGGATGGGGAGGATATGCTGGTATATTATTCTCTGGGAAATTTTGTCAGCAATCAGTCTTCGCTGGAAAACCTGCTGGGCGGTCTGGCAGATTTCACCTTAAAGAAAGATGCAAAGACAGGGGAAGTGACTATTGAAGACTATGGTCTGATTCCGGTAGTTATGCATTATAATTCTGATTATACAGAAGTCGGAGTGTACCAACTGGAGGACTATACAGAGGTTCTGGCAAAGGACCATGGTATCCATGAGGTAAATGAAGAGGCAACCTTTAGCCGGGCGGCTCTTGAGAGCGCGGCGGCAAAAATCGGGGAGCTGACCGTGGGAAGCAGTCTGTCTGATGAGGACGGGGACAGCGGGGATTCTGACAGCAAGGACAGCAGCCGGAATACAGACGGTGATTCTGACAGCGAGGACGGCAGCCGGAGTACAGACGGCGATTCCGATGACGAAGACAGCAGTCAGAGTGCAGGCGATGATTCTGATGGGGAGAACCGCAGTCGAAATACAGATGGCAGTTCAGACAGTGACGGGGAACAGGACTACGAATAA
- a CDS encoding GTPase produces MEQKNSKKDAASQDKYRVEATSTNDLDGCATTEATGMIPTLPQTQGELNSYKAILPYSPDCYVEKTKD; encoded by the coding sequence ATGGAACAGAAAAACAGCAAAAAAGATGCGGCTTCCCAGGATAAATACCGGGTAGAAGCCACATCTACAAACGACCTGGACGGCTGCGCCACTACGGAAGCCACAGGCATGATTCCCACACTGCCCCAAACCCAGGGAGAATTAAATTCCTACAAGGCAATTCTGCCCTATTCCCCGGACTGCTATGTGGAAAAAACAAAGGATTAA
- a CDS encoding MATE family efflux transporter, with protein sequence MEKTENVMGTKKVLPLLVSMSVPPMISMLIQALYNIVDSMYVARVSEDALTAVSIAFPLQNLIIAVSCGFGIGLNACVARALGAKDEKEVKSAAAHGFWFCGVHWLLFVLMGLFLTGPFLRGFTDNPEIYKMSCQYTRIVLCFSIGSMYHLYSEKLFQATGNMVLPMIFQGVGAVFNIILDPILIFGWFGLPAMGVSGAAIATVASQILAGILSMTFFVKKCKEVPICLKGFRLDKTMLWKIYTVGIPSAIMMSLPSVLVAALNSVLAAFSATAIAVFGLYIKIQTFVYMPANGVIQGMRPIMSYNYGAKNRKRMKETLKASIQVTGVIMALGTVLFLAFPQVIMKLFDANEEMMKIGVPMLRIIAAGFLISTVGCVLSGAFEALGKGVQSLIVSLLRQLVIIIPLSVILAKTMGLFGVWITFPVAEFLAAAVGCVLYGRFMKKLTL encoded by the coding sequence ATGGAAAAAACTGAAAATGTAATGGGAACGAAAAAGGTACTTCCTCTTTTGGTTTCCATGTCTGTGCCGCCTATGATTTCCATGCTGATTCAGGCACTTTATAATATAGTAGACAGCATGTATGTGGCAAGGGTCAGCGAGGACGCCCTGACTGCGGTGTCTATTGCGTTTCCCTTGCAGAATCTGATTATTGCCGTGTCCTGCGGTTTTGGAATCGGCTTAAATGCCTGCGTGGCAAGAGCCTTAGGGGCAAAAGACGAAAAGGAAGTAAAGTCAGCGGCTGCCCATGGATTCTGGTTCTGTGGGGTTCACTGGCTGCTGTTTGTGTTGATGGGACTGTTTCTCACAGGACCGTTTTTAAGAGGATTTACGGATAATCCTGAAATCTATAAAATGAGTTGTCAGTATACCCGGATTGTGCTTTGCTTTAGTATTGGAAGTATGTATCATCTGTATTCTGAAAAACTGTTTCAGGCAACGGGAAATATGGTCTTGCCTATGATTTTCCAGGGCGTGGGGGCCGTGTTTAATATTATCTTAGACCCGATTCTTATTTTTGGCTGGTTCGGTCTGCCTGCCATGGGCGTGTCAGGCGCAGCCATTGCCACAGTGGCGTCCCAGATTCTGGCGGGAATCCTGTCTATGACATTTTTTGTGAAGAAGTGCAAAGAGGTTCCCATTTGTTTAAAGGGATTTCGGCTGGACAAAACCATGCTGTGGAAGATTTACACAGTGGGAATTCCCTCTGCCATAATGATGTCCCTGCCGTCTGTGCTGGTGGCAGCTTTAAACTCTGTGCTGGCAGCCTTTTCTGCCACAGCCATTGCCGTGTTCGGGCTGTATATTAAGATTCAGACCTTTGTATACATGCCTGCCAATGGCGTGATACAGGGAATGCGCCCGATTATGAGCTATAATTACGGGGCAAAAAACCGAAAGAGAATGAAGGAAACCTTAAAGGCGAGTATTCAGGTTACAGGTGTGATTATGGCGTTGGGTACAGTGCTGTTTCTGGCATTTCCCCAGGTAATTATGAAATTGTTTGACGCTAATGAGGAAATGATGAAAATCGGTGTTCCCATGCTGCGTATTATTGCAGCCGGATTTCTGATTTCTACGGTTGGCTGCGTGTTATCCGGTGCGTTTGAGGCGCTGGGAAAGGGAGTACAGTCCCTCATAGTTTCTCTTTTGCGCCAGTTGGTGATTATTATCCCTCTTTCTGTGATTCTGGCAAAAACCATGGGGCTTTTTGGCGTGTGGATTACCTTCCCTGTGGCAGAATTTCTGGCAGCCGCAGTGGGCTGTGTGCTGTACGGAAGGTTTATGAAAAAGCTGACACTATAA
- the ybaK gene encoding Cys-tRNA(Pro) deacylase codes for MGKHKEKEIKTNAMRILEKNKVPYEVLQYECDEFIDGLHTAEKTGAPVEQSFKTLVVQGKSREYYVLVIPIAEEVDFKIAAKAVGEKSVEMIHVKDINKVTGYVRGGCSPLGMKKQYTTVIHESAQDFDEIYVSGGRIGTTLKLSPKKLAEVTGARFCEITAK; via the coding sequence ATGGGTAAGCATAAGGAAAAGGAAATCAAGACAAACGCCATGCGTATCCTGGAAAAGAACAAGGTGCCTTATGAAGTGCTGCAGTATGAATGCGACGAGTTTATTGACGGTCTGCATACAGCTGAAAAAACAGGTGCGCCTGTGGAACAGTCCTTTAAGACTCTTGTGGTGCAGGGGAAGAGCCGGGAGTATTATGTGCTGGTGATTCCCATTGCAGAGGAGGTGGACTTCAAGATTGCTGCAAAGGCAGTAGGGGAGAAGTCTGTGGAAATGATTCATGTGAAGGATATTAATAAGGTGACGGGATATGTCCGGGGCGGCTGCAGTCCTCTGGGTATGAAAAAGCAGTATACAACCGTGATTCACGAAAGCGCACAGGACTTTGATGAGATTTATGTAAGCGGCGGGAGAATCGGAACAACCTTAAAGCTGTCACCCAAAAAGCTGGCTGAGGTGACAGGGGCGAGGTTTTGTGAGATTACGGCGAAATAA
- a CDS encoding MerR family transcriptional regulator translates to MRIGEVSRQYHISVDNLYYYINYGLLVPPKPRGQYIFNKTVLQDLEWILELKELDFTLREIHMLLSLKRISGLADSQDIEELKAVYEGKQEFCLQEINRKQEIIQQLDKKIAALKENQSDKIPQTGVPVSALPLLCCPVCGSPLSLKDVEMNSRFLYSGTLSCSCGYQAQIQNGILMTPNKNTSLHDTPDITRELYKDLPPELITMFERSYQQMLKQMEETNLRGKVIAETYINAWFFMHNHLAALPEDSLYLVIDKYPETLLMYKHLIEKQRPDLNILYLADSSTRFPLKPECIDVHLDFFAANEHNFYHNSFLYERLLPYLKKDADLIGTYFYFEHAAKSMKLLLSQYPECSENNFNLRYFREELRKNGFKLLYEEDCGCTTDSGNNLGFGFHVKGEKMHLLPYHGKRELSGR, encoded by the coding sequence ATGCGTATCGGTGAAGTATCCAGACAATACCACATTTCTGTGGATAACCTTTATTATTATATTAATTACGGGCTTTTAGTTCCCCCAAAGCCCAGGGGACAATATATTTTTAATAAAACTGTGCTTCAGGATTTGGAATGGATTCTGGAATTAAAAGAGTTGGATTTTACCCTCCGGGAAATTCATATGCTGCTTTCTCTCAAACGTATTTCCGGACTTGCAGATTCCCAGGACATCGAAGAATTAAAGGCTGTTTATGAGGGAAAGCAGGAATTTTGCCTGCAGGAAATCAACCGGAAACAGGAAATTATCCAACAACTGGATAAAAAGATTGCAGCTTTAAAAGAAAATCAGTCTGACAAAATTCCTCAGACAGGCGTTCCTGTTTCCGCCCTGCCTCTTTTGTGTTGTCCTGTGTGCGGCAGTCCTCTGTCCCTGAAAGATGTGGAGATGAATTCCCGTTTTCTCTACAGCGGCACTCTTTCCTGCAGCTGCGGCTATCAGGCTCAGATTCAGAACGGAATCCTCATGACGCCAAACAAAAATACCAGCCTGCACGATACCCCGGACATTACCAGAGAACTGTACAAGGATTTGCCTCCTGAGCTTATCACCATGTTTGAACGCTCTTATCAGCAGATGTTAAAGCAAATGGAGGAAACAAATCTCCGCGGAAAGGTGATTGCGGAAACTTATATCAATGCCTGGTTTTTCATGCACAATCATCTGGCTGCCCTCCCGGAAGACAGCCTGTATCTTGTGATTGACAAATACCCGGAAACTCTGCTGATGTACAAGCATCTCATTGAAAAACAGCGCCCGGATTTGAATATTTTGTATCTGGCGGACAGCAGCACCCGCTTTCCCCTGAAGCCGGAATGCATTGACGTGCACCTGGATTTTTTTGCTGCCAATGAGCACAACTTTTATCATAACAGCTTTCTGTATGAACGACTTCTGCCTTATCTGAAAAAAGACGCAGACCTGATTGGCACTTATTTTTATTTTGAGCATGCTGCCAAATCCATGAAGCTGCTTTTGAGCCAGTATCCGGAATGCTCGGAAAACAATTTCAATCTCCGCTATTTCCGGGAAGAATTAAGGAAAAATGGATTTAAACTGCTGTATGAGGAAGACTGCGGCTGCACCACAGATTCCGGAAACAATCTTGGATTCGGATTTCATGTAAAGGGCGAAAAAATGCACCTTCTTCCATATCATGGAAAAAGAGAACTTTCGGGAAGATAA